tgtatttttttgttaacaatTCTCAtacaatgataaaaaaaattctcataCAACCAAAAAAAGACGGTTCTTGAATGATATATACATTctattatatttcaaactattgttaaacagatattatattttaattttattggtaaaatttttttcacctttatttgttcaccattttatttttttttaataatgtcaGCACCGTGCATATCACGGGTATTTCCACTAGTTATAAGTATTTGCCAATTCTTCTGCACTGGCACGATTATGCAGCCGCAACAAGAATATCCGTGGGTTTGACCACGCATGATGCTGAATCCTTCCAGGGTACAAAGATAATAGGAAGATTTTCTATCCATCTGCAaatctcaattatcctgaagaAGAAATCAAAACAGAATCCACTAAAATTAATAGGTCCATTCCCCTTCACTAAAAAATCAGACAAACGTTAACACGAACATTTCCCATCAATCAATCTTGTGAAAAAGTACATACGGTCACTTTTTCACCATCAAGTCTTTAGAAGAAAACACTACTCAGGCTAAACAGAACCAGAAACAAATAAAGCGTAAAACGGCTTTGATCAATTTCTGATGTCAAAGAAAAAGCTACAATTCATATTAGAAAAGTGCAGGAGAAGTGCAAAATGAAATTAAGTACATCACATGTGATTAAACAATGTAGTTAAAAAATGCAAATTCTAAGAGTCAGAAACATGCAAATGATCGTTCTCAATCAACAGTTAGGCTGCAAGCTCAAGTATCACATAATCTTGACCcagtgaaaaaaaatttaaaaaaaaaaggactacaggaaattacattaaaaaaagagagaggaaatcACCTCGGGCAAGTACTTTTACTTTCATTCTCTGCCCACAGTCATGTCTCTGGCAATGCAACCTCCTTGTCCTACAAGAAAGGTTGATTAGCTTCCAAAGATTATCAGAGGCTTCTTCATGGAGGTATTCTACATAGCCTGATTGGTTCAAATCATCCTCAATACTCCTTTTAATTATTCACTACAGGTGCTAGAAGCTTCCAATGTTGGGAGAGAGCAGTGGAAGGGGATCCCACCCGTTGCCCCCAGAATCGAACATCAAGACGAGCTGCACTGGGGAGAAAGAGGCTGGCTAATTTTAGTGTTTGACATCTAACTTTGCAGAGTTACATTGGCACGCTTTTATCTAAAATGTGGAATTGTACTAAACGCCACATATTTTCAACTACACCAATTGACAGAGCATGATATGCTTGTTTTGCAGCTGCACGTCGTGTTTCCAGAAGTTTGGCATCACTAAACAGTTCGATGAGAGCTTCTACAAGCATGTCTCCTGAAACCTGCAGGACCAAATCCATGACACTAAAGGCACCCAAAGAAAAGGTTCTAACAGGGGAATACAAGAAAAAAACTAGTATCCACTTCATATACCTTTCATGAATTCCAACAAAAGTCAACATGACAGTCTCCGACATGCTAAAACTTCCACAGCTTCTATTAGTGTTCTTAAGGTGCTCAATGACTACAATGCTCTATGCAACTAGAACTACAATCACTAGAAACTGATGGCATCCCCACATAGGTTTAGTAGAAACAAGTGCACATGGTGGTAAGCAGTGTTCATTCTTTGTGGAAGGTACCATAGTGCCTCCAAAGGATATTCAAACATCATAGCATATATAGTAATACTGACAGGAGACAATGTTTACAGGGTGTTCCTCAAGTTTGGTGGCTATAATCTTGACCCCGAAAATGAGCTATCTTGCCCTCTTACCTTTTCCCTCAGCCAAATTCAATAGTCTCGGCTTAGGTTCCCAACAGCAAAGGACCAAGACTATCTATCTAATATGGAGTTCAATCATCCTATGTTGTATTTGGCTCGTAAATAACCAATGAACACCACACTCAATTATCAATGATATCATAACAAAGAAAAGTAAGGACACCCAACTAGCTAAGAAGGCCAATCACTGTTTCTTACACATACAACCAACAAATGCTAGATATATTTAAGGAGGTTTTCTTGACCTGCAGAACCGATGAAGGATTTAGACGTTGCATTTCTTGTACCATGTGGTTGAAATGGCCAAGATAATGACCTGAAAGTTACAAGAAACACAATATTAAGATCAGAACTAGGTAACAAAGGTATACGAGGAATTTCAGGGAAGAAGTGCAACCAGTCAAAACAGCACAGCCAGCAACAGCAGCTTCTGAAATATTATGACCAGCCAAACCAGGCAAAAAAGAACCCCCAATTACAGCTATTGGAGTTAACCTATAGAGTTCCCTTAGTTCACCTTCAAAGCACAATTGATCATGGACAATCAAGAAGTTAAAATCACCAAAACATTCATATTTTGCAAAACAAATTACTCAGAAAATTAATTACATGCTTTAGTATGATATTGACTCAGGAAAAAAGAAATCCTCAGTTTTCAAGTCCTTCTTAGGTTTAATAGAGTTGTGCAGCCAATAGGAGACAAACCTAATGTATCCACCACATATGTCTCTGTTCCTAATGAAAGCTTATCACTACGAGACCTTAATGCTACACTGATTCCTTTTCTCTGCAACTCCTACAGTCAGGCAAGTAGAAATGAGAACTCCAGTCATCAAAGAAAAGGAGGTTTTTCTCACCTATGAATAATTGAATATACTACAATAAcaatttttgtcaaaattacAGAAAGATAAAGGCAATGCATTGCAATCATACCAGAACAATTTCCTGACCGACCTCCAGGTGCCGAGGCACAATGATAGTGAGCATATCAGGATAAATTTCCTTCAGCGCCTTGTGAACTCTTAGCAGGACTGcggaaaaatattttgaaatttcattAACAAAATATCCAAATTCACTGGCAGTCAAACTTTTCATGAACAGGAACCCAATAAATTCCATGATAACTTCTAGGCTAGCTTTTAGTCTCTACAGCTGATGGCTTTTAACTTTCACCagctcttttttgttttcttttctttaaagtTCAATTCCTGAATGTTCAAGTAGAATGTAAAAGAACAAGTTCATTTTGTCCACTCTTTTATCCTTCCAACTCCAACTGAAGAGAAGGAAAGATGAAGCAAAGGCAACAGATTGAAAATTCTCACCATTATGTTGTCCTAAAGAATTAGGTTACCCCCATGACAAGTTCTGCCTTCAATTCTAAAGatcaaaatatacaaaatgaGAAACCAACATTAGACTATAGAATTTTTGTAGAATAGATCTCAAAACCTACTCTTGTCTTCACCCCTATGCAATGAAGAAGCCATCCACACCTTTCTATGTTTAAGCTGTTCCTGCAATTCTTCTAGACCATTATCCCCTGCAAGGGTGGTGTCTTCTACGGCTGAAGGATGTGGCAAGTGCAAACCAAATTTCAGTAAATCAAATTTAATAACCATTGATATAGACACAAAATATGTATATAATAGCACTGATATGATAACACAAgttaaagaaatttttaagatgCTAGCTACTGCTTGAGTAAAATTTTTGGAATTAGGTGAGATGAGACATCATCTTCTACTTCAAACAACGGAAAAAGGGATATAAACTTAATCTGCAAAGGACGAGTTCATTTGCAGTGTCTTGATTCACTGGACTACATATGCCACAGAACCCTTGAGGTTTTCGAATTTGGTTTGCAATCTCATGCACCAGAAAGAACATATATACACCTTCTACAAGCTGTATTAATATGTATATGCAGCCAAAATATGCACACAAAAAAGCAGCAGCACACCCCAAAGATGTAGCATGCCCAAGGGGTCTCAAAAAACCAATCAAAGCTTCAAAAGAAGGAACTTGTAAGGtcttcaaaataaaatattaatatttgaaTTTGCTTAACTTTTTTGTTCTAAGTTCCAAAAAGCAGCATACCATATTTAAGGTCTCCGGAAAAGTTGATGACAAGTGGCGGAGCTTGAAGCAGCTGAAATTGAATAGCCTGTTGATTGCTCTGTTGcagatattttagaaaaagatTATTGAAGCAATGTCAGTAGGCCAAACCATTTGATATATAGAAAAAATACATTACCAACGGAACTATCAATGAAAATTTGGAGAGCATGAATGCAGCCAGAGGAAGAACCACTGGTAAGGACCAATAACGGAAAGATTTAGCAGAGATCCGTGCATTTAGCAATGCCAACGCAATCTGGGTAGGAAATTGCTGGCATAAGTACAGGCACAATTGGCAAACTAATATGTCACAGACTAATATGAATTGGATGCCATCAACAACAGAAATAATGTCCCCATCATGATGGTGAAGCAACAACTGAGAAAGGTCCCATCCAGGCCCAAACCAAACTAGGAATAAAATgcacctatatatatatatataatacatgtTAAATAATATCATGGAGGCATTGACAAGCCAAGCAAAGACACATTCTAAAGCACAAAACAATGGGGTACTAACTATATCAGTTGTTTGTTAGGTTATCCAGCGTTGAATTTCACCTTCAACtgacaaccttttccaaaatcaatttgatCAAGGTTCAGCCCAAATCCAACTTTTTAAAGCTTATGGGAAAAAGAATTATGCATGTCCAAAACCATATTAGGTATCCTTGCTCAGTCCATGCAAGACAGGTGAAAACTTAATTTCAACCCACAACTTGCTTCAAGCTTCAACGTCCACTTGTATTGCACTCTATAAAGCATTGTAATAATTAAAAATCTCATCAAAGCCAAAATGCACTATGTACAGTATGCAATCAATTCAAATCCAGTCAAACAAGTATCTAATATATGAAGAGGTGCTTACACCATCTTTTGCTGCACTGATAATCAGGTTAGGCCAAAGTTCACTTTCAATTAGGATGATTGCATTTGGCTTCCAATAACCAAGAAAAGCCTCCACAGCAGCAGGGGCATCAACTGGGGCAAACTGGTTCCCACATAAAACTACTTAATTAGATTAAAGGAACTGGGAACACAACATAATATGATCAAGATAACAAGACTCGTCAAGCATGAAGAGCacgaaaaataacaagaatcatCAAGCATGAAGagcacaaaaaatatataaaaaatgaaaatgccaTCAATTTTTCAGGATACACCACCAACCAGAGACATCAGCAATATCTACAATTTTAGCTGGGTCATTGGGTAAACTGTGATGAAAAGAGCATATTGACTTGCTCAATAACTTAGAGCATCTTAATTTCATTAAAAGTACAGGCCACTGTGTGTACACCTTTTAAATAATGTCTGAAAGATGTATAACAAACAGATGCAATCACCTGATATATGACATTAGCTGGAAGCTTCTTCTTTATGACCTCACtacagaacaaaaaaaaaaaggaaatgaagacAAAAGCAAACAAGATGAGATGAATAGGCAACAAAAGTAATTTCCTGTTAATTATAAACTTTAatccagagagagagagagagagagagagagagttggggAATTATAAGTGTTTTTGCGGTAATTTCTTTATAAAAGGTAGACCTCCCACGGTATGTCTGTCAGTGAAATTACTGCCTACCCTTTTCTTTTGGGAACTTATACTAGTCTAAAGAATATCCAAATGTTGACCTATTTTTCAAGTTTAGTAGATCCAAGAGCAAAGGTTGAGCTAAAACTGTTTTCAAGTTCCCTGGCTGCGAAGCAAATATGCTAGAGTCCGGTCTTTGACCTCTGACTGTGAAATTACTGATTGAACATAAGTAAATTACAGTAAATATTCTCAGTCATGTTAAGGCGGGCTACTTTGTGGAGTCCCTTTGGGAAATCCCTCTAGTCTCCAGAAGTGCACCAGGCTTTATGGTGACTTTCAAATGAAAATCTATTATGACCTTCATCAAACTAAAATATTACTTATTCTGCATTATAATACCTTTCGTATCATTCATTGAAAGATATGCAGTAAAGTAAATATCATTCATCAAACTAAAATATTACTAAAGTTTATTCCCCAGCTGTGTTGTCGTAATCAGTCCAACTCACGTAGTCCCAAGAGAAAATTACAGTTTGTCTATATCCTTCTGCTATAAGGACCACTACTCCCCTTTAAGTAAAGTTGCAACTGTTAGATGACATACATTTCAAGACTTTCCAGCAAGTCACTACACAAACTTTTTTATGTATTGATTAATTGCCATGGAAAGTCACTTCATACGTCACATAATGTCCAAAAGCAACTCTATCTCTCCACCAAACTTCAACGATTGACTGCTATCCAGTCAATATTAACTTTGCAATGAACATTTGCGTCCCACCAAAAAACGAAGCTACGAGATTCCAGCTCCAAATTTCAAAGTTAAAATTAATTAATGGAAAATGAACTTACAATGCTGACAGCGTCGTCGACGTCATCAAGACAGTAACGTCCGGCCTCCTCGTTAAACAGCATTTTATCACCGGAATCGCAGCCATTCCTTCACCTATTagaaataatcaaataattaaacaattattatAGCGCGAGAAAATACTAGTAGTGGTAGATTTTAaacacaaaaggaaaaattaagcAATTAATAACCTAAAGAGACGGCGTGGAACCAAACTAAAGGTCCGGCGGGCCGAGGAAGCGAGGGGCGGCCGAGACGCTCAGTCCACCGTTTCGGATGCTCGAGACCTCGGAATTTGCGCCACCGTAGGTGGAGGTTTATCAACGGCGATAGACCGTAGGAAAAAGCTCGGTAGATTTTGTAAATTAGTTCACCTTTCCCCCTAGCCATTTGACGCTACTGAATCTACAGTACTAACTGTGGAATGAAGCAGGCCCCGGTGAATGCCTGAGCCGTGCCGGGTGGGGGGCTTTGGGCTTGACAAAGTTTGATAGCATCTGTCTGTACGTGTTTTAAGTGGGCCCTTTCGTATAGATAATTTTACGAGTTCCGTAAAAGATTGTGTTATAGGGCTAATTATTCAGAATATGGTCGAAAAAACAAATTCGGACATCTACGGGTCTGAGCCTCTGATGAGGTTCTGTTGTAAATCTATAGGTACCGGATCATGTCAGCCCGACACCTAAAAGTcagttaaaaattttttttgagctcTGACATCGCTTGTCAGCCCGGCtgcaagaaaaatttttttttaaaaaaattgtcagCTGCCAGGCTGACAAGACCTGGTAGCTAACAACTTCGGCAAAAAAAGCTGGCTACCGGCTGCCAGGCTctcatctaatttttttttttaaaaaaaattttgcaaactCTCCGGCTTTCTAAATTGAACAATCCACGGAATTAAAGTGGAGATGACAATAAAACATAGGTTACGTCTACGGTGGAAAGTTCACTTTTCTGCGCATAAGAAGCAGAATAAGGAGGCCAACTCTACTATGTGGAGACGCACGAAGAAGTATATTCGGGCACCGGAGAAAGCGAATTATGTATGGATAAAAAatgttatatattttaaaatcacAATAAAAGTCCTCTTAAAAATTTATTCATCATCTAATGTCCAATATTTATATTTGATAAattaaattagttaattaaatattctattataatataagtaactatatgtcattgacaggtgccgaacctgtgcaataataataaatataacctaactaccacctgaaATAGTCAATAGTCAAttcaagtactggagcagggactctaggtgtgtaatgggttacttgattcaccctgttcccgaagagtttgcttagtccgatatacctgaattaattatttaactgaactcactaactagtagacagtggttagtagggtcgtctcctcagggactggagaaaaatttatttcttttcaaatcaagattaaTGGGGGGATTTTGAGATTAAATATcaattaaacaaattaaatgcagaaaattactaattaaaagaaacaattgaagaaactctagccaagggtgcacttcagaaatggttcatgcactgatcatcgattcgcagataattccaacatttatttatagattggttatagttgtcatgcacgcgataaacaaccaacccttcttttatttctcgatagttaaggtacgcccgttagcCATTTTTCTAATCCAAAAATAACCCTAGATAcgaccgtaagatttaatttctagattgcattaataattagaaaggtccaatcctaaccaacaaacacgctacgaggattcgtttaaattagatcgtatgttcccataacataaatccaattacgccagttgctacgaagatagagataacgaacaattacggattcaattactcctatttaacaaaatagcctatatgaataattaattattgcgcactaatcaatcatacacaagggtTATAACAATTGAAAGTATGaaacatacaaataccaataaatgaaggaaataattaaaaatagtttaaatctcACAGTATTTGCTGAACCAATTCGTCAGTTGCCCCTTAactagaattaggggtttagttCTCCATAATTTGATGACAAGCCGCGCGTGTGGAGTTTGTGAAAGTTTTTAGATCAATTTTTCCCTGCTTCGGTCGATACCCAGAGGAAGCGCCAGGAATTTTTTGTTATTGCTTTCAATTTCCCTCTAAGGCATACGTCGGATATTGTCTCCCAATTTCggtcaaaattgagtaaagTGAAAATCCACAGAGTCCACAATGGTAGCTGCactttgctttctttctttcctcacaAAAGAAACATACGAGAGATTGCTTTCAATTGTTTGATTCCTACAATTCACTCCAGAATAGCAATGGCTCCAAGTCAACAAAGGATGGAGAAACAAATACAGAGTCAATAATGGAGGCTTTTTGTCTCTGGCCCCCCCTACAAAGCTACGGCCCCTTTTACAATTCGAAAGCCAGAACGGCCTAAAACCTAAGCCACGCGAGAAAAATTGGTTTTTTTCTCCTCTAATCCCCCTTCAAAGCTGCGGCCCTACTGGCCTCTaatactctctttttttttttctgtttttggtcATCCGAAATTAAGGAGGGAATTTCCCCCATTACCGGAAATTggtattttaaaattaaaacaagactccctaaaataaaataaaaataaagtctATTACAATCAAATTTCTTCAGCTTCTCAAGAGAGCCCCACGTACGACAATCCCCTGAATTTCGATTTTAAGCACTTTCCAGCATCAAATCCTGCAATTGGCACCAAAATCATATCTGAGTAGAATCCACCCAATTAATGAAAATATTTAGTCAAATAATAGTGTAATAATGCCCAAAACATTCCACTAAAATGCACCCCATCAGTCATTGAGTcgaatgaataatattttcttttctagttgtctattaagtttcaattgaaataaagattttataattatttaaattattcaataaaattatcaatttaagATGAACAGCAATATAAATACATTAAATTGTAGTattgaaatatttaatttaatatgaaggaaagacaagaagaaatggcaagaaattttttaaaaattcatgtgAGTTCTTTATATTGGTAATCACATTTATTTGTTATTATAATCATAATACCTGATCACAATCGATTGAAACTCATATCCTAATACTATTTACAACTAAAGTTACTATAtactcaaattaaaattttctttttttcactaaATTGTCTTTTATATATGATGTATGTGTTATCATTTGTTGATAATTAATATAACGAAGAGATGCTCTTTAGGCTAATATGTCTTGACAACGTGGATTACTTTTAAGGATTTGAATGAGAACTAGACCACATAAGAGACCAAAAAATACGAAATCAAACTTTTGACTAATTCTAACTTGATTTGACtgttatatattataattttgtaTTAGTTGTCCTAAATTtggctaaaataaaaaatttgcgCTAATaattattttggtcaaaatatcACGGATTAATTTAACTCATAGACCAAACGTTAGGGGACCAAAATTGCACATGTTCCTTTATTTTAATCATATTTGATATCCCAACCCTTTCTTTTATATTTACGCCTCAattatttcatcaaatatgaaattcaattttaaaaaaataaaatctaccACAATATTTGTTTTGACATGTACAAAATTTACCAAATAATGTTGAAAATTTCACCCATTTTCCAATACAAAATTTCAcccttatttttattaaaaaattatgccACTTGACGTACTAAATCTGACTGTTTTTTGAGTTAATTAAATTACGTTTCAAAATTCGAACAATAGAACTAGATGAAAATAGATTTGTTAAATCAATAATTACTTCTATAAGATGTTAAACTAAACAAAGTCTCCCACCAGCTTTATTTTGTCCATTTCTCTGCTACGCACCTGAAACGCAAATTAGTCACGGGATGCTCAACATCTACCTgccagctttttttttttttttgtccataAGCCCCGATTCAAcgtttgggattttttttttttttaagtttgacTGGCTGCcgggctcttttttttttttgtagaagttgTCGACTACCGGGCTTTGTCAGCCCGGCAGCGAACAactttttgtttaaaaaaaaaaaatttcccgcTACCAGGCTGTGTCAACCCGGCAATGATGTCAGAactcaaaaaaaatttgactGACTTTTGGGTGCAGGGCTGACACGGCCCGGTACCCATAGATTTGCAACAAAACCTTATCAGAGCAGTAGATgtacgaatttttttttctcgacCATATTCTGAGTAATTAGCCGCGTCATAGCAGCAATTTGATATACGTGACATAAAATGATAAtcgaaaaatatatttacaaaaaattgaaaaatatatttacgaataaaagtaaaaaaatttttcataaaaagcgacaatccaaacaaattgccttccaaaattttctctcaaatttctcgcttttttttttatagctaGTCACCTCTCATTGATTTTACGGTAACAGTTGATTAGAGTTTACAACTCATTCATAATTATTTGGATTAATTACAATTTGCCCCATTGAACTTAACCCATTATGACACTTTGTCTCCTAAACTTTAAATATGTATACTTTGCCCACT
The Coffea arabica cultivar ET-39 chromosome 6c, Coffea Arabica ET-39 HiFi, whole genome shotgun sequence genome window above contains:
- the LOC140003845 gene encoding probable 3-deoxy-D-manno-octulosonic acid transferase, mitochondrial isoform X1 — encoded protein: MARGKGELIYKIYRAFSYGLSPLINLHLRWRKFRGLEHPKRWTERLGRPSLPRPAGPLVWFHAVSLGEGMAAIPVIKCCLTRRPDVTVLMTSTTLSAFEVIKKKLPANVIYQFAPVDAPAAVEAFLGYWKPNAIILIESELWPNLIISAAKDGIALALLNARISAKSFRYWSLPVVLPLAAFMLSKFSLIVPLSNQQAIQFQLLQAPPLVINFSGDLKYAVEDTTLAGDNGLEELQEQLKHRKVWMASSLHRGEDKILLRVHKALKEIYPDMLTIIVPRHLEVGQEIVLELQRKGISVALRSRSDKLSLGTETYVVDTLGELRELYRLTPIAVIGGSFLPGLAGHNISEAAVAGCAVLTGHYLGHFNHMVQEMQRLNPSSVLQVSGDMLVEALIELFSDAKLLETRRAAAKQAYHALSIGVVENMWRLVQFHILDKSVPM
- the LOC140003845 gene encoding probable 3-deoxy-D-manno-octulosonic acid transferase, mitochondrial isoform X2; the protein is MARGKGELIYKIYRAFSYGLSPLINLHLRWRKFRGLEHPKRWTERLGRPSLPRPAGPLVWFHAVSLGEGMAAIPVIKCCLTRRPDVTVLMTSTTLSAFEVIKKKLPANVIYQFAPVDAPAAVEAFLGYWKPNAIILIESELWPNLIISAAKDGSNQQAIQFQLLQAPPLVINFSGDLKYAVEDTTLAGDNGLEELQEQLKHRKVWMASSLHRGEDKILLRVHKALKEIYPDMLTIIVPRHLEVGQEIVLELQRKGISVALRSRSDKLSLGTETYVVDTLGELRELYRLTPIAVIGGSFLPGLAGHNISEAAVAGCAVLTGHYLGHFNHMVQEMQRLNPSSVLQVSGDMLVEALIELFSDAKLLETRRAAAKQAYHALSIGVVENMWRLVQFHILDKSVPM
- the LOC140003845 gene encoding probable 3-deoxy-D-manno-octulosonic acid transferase, mitochondrial isoform X3 is translated as MARGKGELIYKIYRAFSYGLSPLINLHLRWRKFRGLEHPKRWTERLGRPSLPRPAGPLVWFHAVSLGEGMAAIPVIKCCLTRRPDVTVLMTSTTLSAFEVIKKKLPANVIYQFAPVDAPAAVEAFLGYWKPNAIILIESELWPNLIISAAKDGIALALLNARISAKSFRYWSLPVVLPLAAFMLSKFSLIVPLSNQQAIQFQLLQAPPLVINFSGDLKYAVEDTTLAGDNGLEELQEQLKHRKVWMASSLHRGEDKILLRVHKALKEIYPDMLTIIVPRHLEVGQEIVLELQRKGISVALRSRSDKLSLGTETYVVDTLGELRELYRLTPIAVIGGSFLPGLAGHNISEAAVAGCAVLTGHYLGHFNHMVQEMQRLNPSSVLQVKKTSLNISSICWLYV